TCCTTTCTATCTGCTCCTGTAGGAGGGAACACCCTGCTGGACGGCCTGCCTGAGCGGCTCCAGACTGAAATCAAAGGACTGGTTCCCCCCCGACACGGGGGAGAGTGTTCATGTTACCAGCCCGAAGGACAGAGACTTTTCAGTGTGGAGGGGAGGAGCAGTGCTTGCCAACCTGCCCACCTTCAGCTCCGCATGGATCAGTCAGGAAGAATACGAGGAGTACGGACCGCAGATCATCATCTGAGTAATGTACCGATTAACTTTTTACTACACAAAGTGCAATATACAAACATAGCCCGAAAACAGTGCCATGGACCGGTCctcctttaatatttatctgtcttgtatGTATTTACGGCTTTAAACCTGCAGTCGGTGTGGATCCTGACTAGTGTACTCTTACCTATCACCTGAGCTGCTACTGACCCGCTGCACACTCTTAAGCTATTTGCTCGAGGTTCCAGGCTCTTTGCTCTAAGCCCTGTTGCTAAGAGCAGCAAACATGGCATGGATGAAAATTATATTTATGCCCTTAAAATGTTGTCCGTCAATGTTACTGTTCATTAAGCGCCTTAAACTGTGTCTAAACTTTCCCAAGTTGTGTTCTATTTTGTGTCCCATCAAATAATAAGCAAGAGTTTAAAGTAtagaaatgtttatgtttaagaGACAAGAATTGAAGCTGGCCTTTAATTGATGTCTGCCAattattttttccaaaataagCAATTGAGGGACAAAGATAAATCACTCAACGTGCTGACTATataatcaaatatcaaatatatctTTATACAAAGATGTAAACACAGTTGGTGTAACA
This portion of the Labrus bergylta chromosome 22, fLabBer1.1, whole genome shotgun sequence genome encodes:
- the LOC136177441 gene encoding actin, cytoskeletal 3-like codes for the protein MDTSPVSPVSLEGGTPSPMQNEGPATTRQEGTPCWTACLSGSRLKSKDWFPPDTGESVHVTSPKDRDFSVWRGGAVLANLPTFSSAWISQEEYEEYGPQIII